The Gammaproteobacteria bacterium genome includes a region encoding these proteins:
- a CDS encoding sorbosone dehydrogenase family protein, which yields RKQLVAENLDMPNGIAVCGTSLYVVTNQSILRFPIQAPFQGTRIYHGLPAKRHHGWRYAVCDGQQSLIISIGVPCNICQVDEEQFGILTRFHLATRQFEVLAAGIRNAVGMAWDPKRQFLWFTDNGRDWLGDDLPPDELNRLPMQKSELSGGVPHYGFPYLHGRSTIDPIFGKQRPKDLTIHPPVWEFAAHVAPLGLTFVHDKDWRSEVGDLLIAQHGSWNRSQKIGYRVVALRLNGDAVIGQTMFLDGFLDTSGQVRGRPVDVVFLKNGTLLVSDDANGAIYSVMRQSR from the coding sequence CGCAAGCAGTTGGTCGCTGAAAATCTGGATATGCCCAATGGCATTGCTGTGTGCGGCACTTCGCTTTATGTCGTCACCAACCAAAGCATTCTTCGATTTCCTATTCAAGCGCCATTTCAGGGCACACGCATCTATCATGGGCTGCCAGCCAAGCGCCACCATGGCTGGCGCTATGCGGTGTGCGATGGCCAGCAATCTTTGATCATAAGCATCGGTGTTCCATGCAATATCTGCCAAGTTGACGAAGAACAATTCGGCATTTTGACTCGGTTTCACTTGGCAACAAGACAATTTGAGGTGCTTGCGGCGGGCATCCGAAACGCCGTCGGGATGGCTTGGGATCCAAAACGTCAATTTCTGTGGTTTACCGACAATGGTCGAGACTGGCTCGGCGATGACTTGCCGCCGGATGAACTCAATCGATTGCCCATGCAGAAATCCGAGCTGTCCGGCGGCGTTCCGCACTATGGCTTTCCATACCTACATGGTCGCTCGACAATCGATCCCATTTTTGGCAAACAACGACCCAAAGACCTTACCATTCATCCTCCTGTGTGGGAGTTTGCAGCCCATGTTGCCCCGCTTGGGTTGACCTTTGTCCACGATAAGGATTGGCGAAGCGAGGTTGGCGACTTGTTGATCGCTCAACACGGCTCCTGGAACCGGAGCCAAAAGATCGGCTATCGTGTCGTTGCATTGCGCTTAAATGGTGATGCCGTCATTGGCCAGACAATGTTCCTTGATGGATTCCTCGACACATCGGGGCAAGTGAGAGGCCGACCTGTCGATGTCGTGTTCCTTAAAAATGGCACCCTGCTCGTCTCCGACGATGCCAATGGTGCCATCTACTCGGTGATGCGTCAGTCCCGCTGA